A genome region from Methanococcoides burtonii DSM 6242 includes the following:
- a CDS encoding ABC transporter ATP-binding protein, with product MENISLNVEKESIYGFLGKNGAGKTTTIKLLSGLLTPTDGKIIVDGMDMDSESREIKKIMGLVPQDSNFYDDRNALSHMIYYGRLKGLSKKEALVQSNALLEKVGLEKEKHKQVIYFSHGMKKRLGIAQALLNNPKILILDEPTNGLDPVGIRQIRELLCECNNSGITIFISSHNLLEIQEICTHVGILDKGKIIAENKIEEIRHFESNGVITVGLYNLAPKIINLIESLEFVVKTELKSEHVLEIFVNSKGDVKPEINKLIVENGGNVFKLIENSLSLEDAFFNATNKKH from the coding sequence TTGGAAAATATCTCTCTAAATGTGGAAAAAGAGAGTATCTATGGATTTTTAGGGAAGAATGGTGCTGGTAAAACGACTACGATAAAATTATTATCCGGTCTTTTGACACCTACGGATGGGAAGATAATTGTAGATGGTATGGATATGGATAGTGAATCAAGGGAAATTAAAAAGATTATGGGTTTAGTCCCTCAGGATTCAAATTTTTATGATGATAGAAATGCATTAAGTCATATGATCTATTATGGAAGATTAAAAGGTTTAAGCAAAAAGGAGGCCTTGGTGCAGTCCAATGCTTTATTGGAAAAGGTTGGCTTGGAAAAGGAAAAGCACAAACAGGTGATTTATTTTTCCCATGGTATGAAAAAGCGCCTTGGAATTGCTCAGGCTCTTTTGAATAACCCCAAAATATTGATTCTAGATGAGCCTACAAATGGACTCGATCCGGTTGGAATTCGACAAATCAGGGAGCTACTTTGCGAATGCAACAACAGCGGGATTACAATATTCATTTCATCTCATAATCTGCTAGAAATACAAGAAATATGTACTCATGTCGGAATACTGGATAAAGGAAAAATAATTGCAGAGAACAAAATTGAAGAAATTCGTCATTTTGAATCCAACGGCGTTATTACTGTGGGGCTTTATAACCTAGCTCCAAAAATAATAAATTTAATTGAGAGTTTGGAGTTTGTAGTTAAAACTGAATTGAAATCTGAACATGTTTTGGAAATATTTGTTAATTCCAAAGGAGATGTCAAACCAGAGATTAACAAGTTAATTGTTGAGAATGGTGGAAACGTTTTCAAGCTGATAGAAAATTCACTATCATTAGAAGATGCGTTCTTCAATGCCACCAATAAAAAGCACTGA
- a CDS encoding ABC transporter permease: protein MDFSKTRIVGEDEILRGSKNKYLFFGGTFIFLCFLAIHYSASILSLFPNSMNNLTYHLILYFVVLVIGPFMILVTSFDSISNEMETGSIRYIISKIDRTSFILGKFFALFIVFTSAAFVVAVIGQIYIYFSGNGLQLEKSIMWWVFSSLYLGCFISIFIFVSTLSKNNKTSLTMAFVFLGSLVFIFLQGDDNYLKYLTPYFYGVKNMGILSGFPDEIEYTEVLKSIFAMLIYTTAFLSMSLAALKRRDL, encoded by the coding sequence ATGGATTTTTCAAAAACACGGATTGTTGGAGAAGATGAGATATTAAGAGGTTCAAAAAACAAATATTTGTTTTTTGGCGGAACTTTTATCTTTCTTTGTTTCTTGGCGATACATTATAGTGCATCCATACTATCTTTATTCCCAAACAGTATGAATAATCTTACATACCATCTTATTCTTTATTTTGTAGTGTTAGTTATTGGGCCTTTTATGATTCTGGTAACATCTTTTGATTCCATAAGTAATGAAATGGAAACCGGTTCAATAAGATATATCATCTCAAAAATTGATCGCACATCATTTATATTAGGCAAATTTTTTGCTTTGTTCATTGTATTTACATCTGCTGCATTTGTAGTTGCAGTTATAGGCCAGATATATATATATTTTTCAGGTAATGGACTCCAATTAGAAAAAAGTATTATGTGGTGGGTATTTTCGAGTCTTTATTTGGGATGCTTTATAAGTATATTTATATTCGTTTCAACTCTTTCAAAAAACAATAAAACCTCGTTGACAATGGCGTTTGTATTTCTGGGTAGCCTTGTTTTCATTTTTCTTCAGGGTGATGACAATTATTTAAAATATCTCACGCCTTATTTTTATGGGGTTAAAAATATGGGAATTCTGAGCGGATTCCCTGATGAAATTGAATATACTGAAGTATTAAAAAGTATTTTTGCAATGTTAATATACACAACAGCATTTTTATCAATGAGCTTAGCTGCTCTCAAAAGGAGGGATTTATAA
- a CDS encoding cytochrome c biogenesis protein CcdA yields the protein MRFFFLLFSILLLSIPISAAQPIQIEYFHQTGCHDCEITEPIIDQIEKQYEYVEIVRTDVINTEGFKQWNQYGFIEVPAVVINNETKIPKEEITEEKLRLSIEKYLKDNKPENQYINSDLNLPFAYSLGLFAGFSPCLMAILGFLLSFTAGTSESARSGMERAIVFGVGLMTSYLAIGVGLLVFRKTLPDMELFSVVTGIIVIGIGLYLMGFFSLPMSLDKYFQNKARKHAGTIGGLFFLGVLFSLVKVPCTVPMLLVLLNKTFTEGTIGDLALLFAFSFGVLTPFLGIGLVGGYTLSKHVREHKRYLKLISGISLVLLGLWVMI from the coding sequence ATGAGATTCTTTTTTCTTCTTTTTTCTATTCTTCTCCTGTCCATCCCCATATCTGCTGCGCAACCAATACAGATAGAATATTTCCACCAGACCGGCTGTCATGACTGCGAGATAACAGAGCCCATTATTGATCAAATCGAAAAACAATATGAATACGTAGAAATTGTGCGAACTGATGTCATAAACACTGAGGGATTCAAACAGTGGAATCAGTATGGTTTTATTGAGGTTCCGGCTGTTGTCATAAATAATGAAACTAAAATCCCAAAGGAAGAAATAACTGAAGAAAAACTGAGATTATCAATTGAGAAATATCTTAAGGACAATAAACCTGAAAACCAGTACATAAACAGTGATCTGAATCTTCCGTTTGCTTATTCACTTGGTTTGTTTGCAGGATTCTCCCCTTGTTTAATGGCAATACTTGGATTTCTTTTGAGTTTTACAGCCGGTACCAGCGAGTCTGCCCGCAGCGGCATGGAACGAGCAATAGTCTTTGGTGTCGGATTGATGACTTCCTACCTCGCCATAGGAGTGGGGTTGCTTGTATTCAGGAAGACACTCCCTGACATGGAATTGTTTTCTGTAGTTACAGGAATCATAGTTATTGGAATCGGACTGTACCTGATGGGATTTTTCAGTCTACCGATGTCCCTCGACAAATATTTCCAGAACAAGGCCAGAAAACATGCCGGTACAATTGGAGGATTATTTTTCCTGGGTGTTTTGTTCTCTCTGGTAAAAGTGCCGTGCACTGTACCTATGCTTCTGGTTTTGCTGAACAAAACATTTACAGAAGGGACAATTGGTGATTTAGCCCTATTGTTTGCTTTTAGTTTTGGAGTATTGACACCTTTCCTTGGAATTGGGTTGGTTGGAGGTTATACTTTATCCAAACATGTTCGTGAGCACAAGAGATACCTGAAATTAATCAGTGGAATATCCCTTGTTTTGTTGGGTTTATGGGTTATGATCTGA